The Xiphias gladius isolate SHS-SW01 ecotype Sanya breed wild chromosome 9, ASM1685928v1, whole genome shotgun sequence genome window below encodes:
- the jakmip3 gene encoding janus kinase and microtubule-interacting protein 3, protein MSKRGAGGRAKGERPDAMATLQAANEELRAKLTDIQIELQQERNKVSRLEREKSQELKAEHHRATVAVTELKTKLHDEKQKELAVTRETLLRQHEMELMRVIKIKDGEIQRLNGLVLTLRDGSTDKVRSALLAEVEEARRSWEVERCRLQQEVQELRGAKRYAEEALTSAQQACQARAAELRSAHHQHQEELNRTKRDCEREIRRLMDEIKLKDRAVSVLDKALGLQAGHAHRLQLQTQAAEQQIAALRDAQRVGLNHPGHAPSSTPNTTPHIEDRDTRRFQLKIAELSAVVRKLEDRNALLSEERNELLKRLREAESQFLPLLDKNKRLSRKNEELALALRRLDNKLRFVTQENLEMQHFICHPQRRPSSLNDLDRSHSTSYHGYSQEEREMEFLRLQVMEQQHIIDDLSKERDMLLRYRLQESMRRKRTFRACRVIETFYGYDEEASVESDGSSLSFHTDRTPDTEPEEVCMREEAELRYRQLTQEYQALQRAYALLTETSGGNYDAEKEIKTREQLLTEISRYQTRVADLESALKQQGLDVKWVEEKQALYQRNQELVEKVRQMEGEELRLKNDIQDIKDQNELLEFRILELEERERRSPAINFQQLHFPEGLSPLQIYCEVEGVTDIVISELMKKLDILGDNANLSNEEQVVVIHARTVLTLAEKWLESIEVTKSALQQKMLDIESEKDLFSKQKGYLDEELDYRKQSMDQAHKRILELEAMLFEALQLEDESRMEGFKIEEGRLSETLTEEEREGLRRAMDQWKRTVMCELRERDSQILRERMEILQLTQQRNKELEEFIEAQKRQIKELEEKFLFLFLFFSLAFILWS, encoded by the exons GTGAGCcgtctggagagagagaagagtcaGGAGCTGAAGGCGGAGCATCACCGGGCAACAGTCGCCGTCACAGAGCTGAAGACCAAACTCCACGATGAGAAGCAAAAGGAGCTAGCAGTTACCAGGGAGACATTACTACGGCAACACGAGATGGAGCTAATGAGGGTTATCAAAATCAAAGACGGAGAGATTCAGCGTTTGAATGGACTGGTGCTAACACTGAGGGATGGATCAACGGACAAG GTGAGGAGCGCTCTGCtggcagaggtggaggaggcgaGAAGGAGCTGGGAGGTGGAGCGTTGTCGCCTCCAGCAGGAAGTTCAGGAGCTGCGGGGAGCAAAGAGGTACGCTGAGGAGGCTCTGACATCAGCTCAGCAGGCCTGCCAGGCCCGAGCAGCTGAACTGCGATCAGCTCATCACCAGCACCAGGAGGAGCTGAACAGAACCAAGAGAGATTGTGAGAGGGAGATCCGCCGACTG ATGGATGAGATAAAACTGAAGGACAGAGCTGTCAGTGTTTTGGATAAAGCCCTGGGGCTGCAGGCTGGACATGCTCACCGCCTCCAGCTGCAGACTCAGGCAGCCGAACAGCAAATCGCAGCCCTGAGAGATGCACAGAGGGTGGGACTAAACCACCCTGGCCACGCCCCTAGCTCCACCCCTAACACTACTCCTCACATT GAAGACCGGGACACTCGGAGGTTTCAGTTAAAAATTGCTGAGCTCAGCGCTGTTGTCAGGAAGCTGGAGGATCGAAACGCTCTGCTGTCTGAAGAACGCAACGAACTG CTGAAGCGTCTTCGAGAGGCAGAGAGTcagtttcttcctcttctggacaaaaacaaacGTCTGAGCAGGAAAAACGAGGAGCTTGCTCTTGCTCTGCGTCGCCTTGACAACAAGCTTCGCTTTGTCACCCAGGAGAACCTGGAGATG cagcattttatttgTCATCCACAGAGGAGACCGAGTTCATTAAATGACCTGGACCGCAGCCACTCCACCAGTTACCACGGTTACagccaggaggagagagagatggagtttCTACGGTTACAGGTCATGGAGCAACAACACATCATCGACGACCTGTCCAAG gagAGAGACATGTTACTGAGATACAGACTTCAGGAGTCAATGAGGAGGAAACGAACCTTCAGAGCCTGCAGG gtcatAGAGACGTTTTATGGTTATGATGAAGAAGCGTCGGTGGAATCTGATGGatcatctttgtcttttcacaCTGACAGAACTCCAGATACTGAACCAGAGgag gtgtgTATGCGAGAGGAGGCAGAGCTTCGTTACCGTCAGCTGACTCAGGAGTATCAAGCGCTGCAACGAGCTTATGCTTTGTTGACGGAGACAAGCGGAGGAAACTACGACGCAGAGAAGGAGATTAAG ACCAGAGAGCAGCTGCTGACTGAAATCAGTCGATATCAAACCAGAGTTGCAGATCTGGAGTCGGCACTGAAACAACAAGGACTg gatGTGAAGTGGGTGGAGGAGAAGCAGGCGTTGTATCAAAGAAATCAGGAACTGGTGGAGAAG GTGAGGCAGATGGAAGGTGAAGAGCTGCGACTGAAAAATGACATCCAAGACATCAAAGATCAGAACGAGCTGCTGGAGTTTAGGATCCTAGAGCTCGAg gagagggagagacgcTCACCTGCCATTAACTTCCAACAACTCCATTTCCCAGAAGGCCTGAGTCCTCTGCAGATCTACTGCGAGGTAGAGGGAGTCACT GACATTGTGATCAGTGAATTGATGAAGAAACTGGACATTCTGGGAGATAACGCC AATCTATCCAATgaggagcaggtggtggtgatCCATGCCAGGACGGTTCTGACTTTGGCAGAGAAG TGGTTGGAGTCCATTGAAGTGACGAAGTCGGCTCTGCAGCAGAAGATGTTGGACATTGAGAGTGAGAAG GATCTGTTCAGTAAACAGAAAGGTTACCTGGATGAAGAGCTGGACTACAGGAAGCAGTCGATGGATCAGGCTCATAAG AGGATCCTGGAGCTGGAGGCCATGTTGTTTGAGGCTCTGCAGCTGGAGGACGAATCAAGGATGGAGGGATTCAAGATTGAGGAGGGCCGTCTCTCTGAAACTCTAacggaggaagagagggaggggctGAGGAGAGCCATGGACCAATGGAAACGAACAGTGATGTGcgagctgagagagagagattcccAGATCCTAAGAGAGAGGATGGAGATACTGCAACTCacacaacag AGGAACAAGGAGCTGGAGGAGTTTATAGAAGCCCAGAAACGACAGATTaaagagctggaggagaag tttctatttctgtttctaTTCTTCTCTTTGGCCTTCATCCTCTGGTCCTAA